The sequence CGAGAAGCCCCGCACCTTCGCCGACCTCCGGGGCGGCGACGCGTACTACATGAACGGCTCGGGCCGCTGCTCCATCGGCTTCTCCGTCAAGCGCGGCACCCAGAACGGCTTCGCCACCGCGGGCCACTGCGGCCGGGTCGGCACGACCACCACCGGCTTCAACCAGCAGGCCCAGGGCACCTTCCAGGGCTCCACCTTCCCGGGCCGCGACATCGCCTGGGTCGCCACCAACAGCAACTGGACCCCGCGCCCGACGGTCAACGGCTACGGGCGGGGCGACGTCACCGTCGCCGGCTCCACCGCGTCCGTCGTCGGCGCCTCGGTCTGCCGCTCCGGCTCCACCACCGGCTGGCACTGCGGCACCATCCAGCAGCTCAACACCAGCGTCACCTACCCGGAGGGCACCATCTCGGGTGTGACCCGCACCAGCGTCTGCGCGGAGCCCGGTGACTCCGGCGGCTCGTACATCTCCGGCAGCCAGGCGCAGGGCGTCACCTCCGGCGGCTCGGGCAACTGCTCGTCGGGCGGTACGACGTACTTCCAGCCGATCAACCCGCTGCTCCAGGCGTACGGGCTGACCCTGGTCACCAGCGGCACGCCCACCGATCCGCCCACCGACCCGCCGACCGACCCGCCCACCGACCCGCCGGGCGGCACCTGGGCGGCCGGCACCGCGTACGCCGTCGGAGCCACGGTGACGTACGGCGGAGCGACCTACCGCTGCCTCCAGGCGCACACCGCGCAGCCCGGCTGGACCCCCGCGGCCGTCCCCGCGCTCTGGCAGCGGATCTGACCGCGCCAGGACCGCCCAGGACCCGGCCCGGCGCGGCCCGGCCGCCCCGGGTCCGGGCTCCGGCGCCCCGTCACAGCACCTCCTGAACCTCCCCCGCCTCCCGCCTCCCCGCGTCGAGGCTCCCCGAGGACTCCGAGGAAACCGTCATGACCCCACCCATGGACAACGCACCCCCGCAGGAACCGGACGCGTCCGACGAGACGTCGGGCGGCCGGCGGCGGATCAGCCGCAAGGGCCTCCTGAAGGCCGCACTCGTCGCGAGCGCCGCGCCGCTGCTCGCCGGTGGAGGCGTCGCGCTCGCCCGCGACGCCGCCTCCACCGGGAACGGGCCCCTGGCCCCCACCCCGGAGTGCGACGACGGCGACGACACGACGCCGCCGCAGATGGAGGGGCCGTACTTCAAGCCCAACTCGCCGCGCCGCACCAGCCTGGTGACCCCCGGCACCCCGGGCGTACCGCTCACCGTGAGCGGTTACGTCTTCGGCCGGGCCTGCCGGCCCGTCGCCGGGGCCCTGCTCGACTTCTGGCAGGCGGACACGAACGGGGCGTACGACATGGCCCGGTTCGCCTTCCGGGGACACCAGTTCACCGGCGCGGACGGCTCGTTCAGCCTCACCACGATCGTGCCGGGCCTCTACCCGGGCCGCACGCGCCACATCCACGTGAAGGCGCAGGCGCCCGGCGGCCGCATCCTCACCACCCAGCTGTACTTCCCGAACGAGCCCCGCAACGCCACCGACGCCCTGTTCGACCCCGTGCTGCTGATGAACGTCCGCAGCGCCGGGAACGGGCGTCAGGGTTCCTTCGACTTCGTCCTGGACGTCGCCCAGACGCCGGACCCGACCGATCCGCCCACCGACCCACCCACCGAGCCGGGGACCAGCTGGGCTCCCGGTACCTCCTACCGCGCGGGCGACCGCGTGACCTACGGCGGGGTCGCCTACCGCTGTCTGCAGGCGCACCAGGCCATGGCCGGCTGGGAGCCGCCGAACGTCCCCGCGCTGTGGGAGCGCGGGTAGACGCCAGAAACAGCGAGCGCCCGGCCCCGCCCGCGCCCCGTTCACGCCGTCCGGCGCGTGAACGGGGCGCCTCTTCGCGTGCGGCCGGAAAGTTCTCGCGTACCGTCCGAAACATTTGCCCGGCCCCACCGCGTCGTAGAGGGGGAAGGGCGGAACACATGGACGGGGGAAGACATGAAGGGTGCGCGCACCGAGGAGTTCAGAGTGTTCGCGGCCGGCCGGGCCGGGCATCTGTTCCGCTCGGCCTGCCTGCTGACCAGCGGTGATGTGCATCTGGCCGAGGATCTGGTGCAGGAGACGCTGAGCCGGATGTACGTGACGTGGGGCCGCTCCCGCCGCATCGACAACCCGGCGGCGTACGCGCAGACCGTGCTGGTGAGGACCTTCCTCACCCATCGGCGGCGTCGCTCTGCGGGCGAACGCCCGCTGGCCGAACTGCCCGAGCGTGCTCCGGCCGCCCCCGACGACCCGGCACTGCGGATGACGCTGCTGCGCGCCCTGTCCCAACTGGCGCCGAAGGACCGCGCGGTCGTGGTCCTGCGCTACTGGGAGGACCGCAGCATCGAGGAGACCGCCGCCGCCCTCCAGGTCAGCCCGGCCGCCGTACGGACCCGCTGCGTGCGGGCGCTCGGCCGGCTGCGGGAACACCTGGGCGGCAGCATCGCGGAGTTCGCCGCCTCCTGACGTACGGGCACTCCCGCCCCGCGGTTCCGGAGAACCGTCGGTACGGCGGCTGCCCGCCCGCGGCTCCCCGGAGCCGCCGGTGAGGGCGCTCCTCACCCCAGGCCCCCGAGGGCCGTCGAACTGTCGAGCAATCCGATACGAGAAGTGGTGGTTCCCCATGCCCAACGAAGACGAGCTCCCGTTCGAGGACAGCTTCGGTTCTCAACTGCGCCGTGCCGGAGGGACCTTCGAGCTGTCCGGCCGCGCCGCCCTGGTGGACGGCGCGCTGGAACAGGGGCGGCGCACCGTGCGCCGCCGCCGCGTCGCCGCCGTGGCCGGAAGCGTGCTGACCCTGGCCCTCGTCGGCGGCGGAGTCACCTTCGCCACCGGCCAGCTGGGCCCCTCCGGGGACGGGGTGAACGTCGCGAGCAGCGGCCCGGTCGGGCATACCTCCACGCCCACGCCGACCGCCACGGACACCGCGACGCCGACACCCGCGCCGACGAGTGACCCGGAGAAGGCCGCGAAGGGCGCCCCTTCGCCCTCGGACGCGCCGACAGCCGGGTCCGCGTCCGCCACTCCCACGGCGGGTGCGGGCACCCGCGAGCCGTCGCCGGACCCGGCCTCACGCGGCACGCACGACGCCGGGATCCCGGCTCCGCCGCTCGACTACACGCTGCTGATGCCCACCTTCCGCGCCCTGCTGCCGGAGGGGCTGACGGTGACGGACGTGACGGACAGCGGGGGCGAGTTCGCCTCGGTCGTCGTCGACGACGGCAAGGGCCGCTCCCTCGTGCAGATCAATGTGCAGCCGGACATGCGGGACGTCGCGGGCGATCTCTACGGCGACGCGACCACCCGGCCCGACGGCACCCTGCTCGCCACCGCGAAGAAGCCCGGCGAGAAGGGCGGCGCGGGGGTCGTCATGTGGACGGCCGACAGCATGCGCCCGGACGGCCTGCGGATCGTCGTCTCGGCCTTCAACTCCGGTGAGCAGTCGAGTCCCGCCACCCGCAAGGCGCCCGCGCTCACCATGGACCAGCTCATCGCCCTGGTCATCAGCCCGGAGTGGCCGAAGCTCCAGCAGCGGTAGCCCCGGGCCCGAGGGGCGCCGCCCCGGCCGCCGTGTCCTGTGCCGCCGTGTCCCGTGCCGCGGTGTCCTGCGCTGCTGCGTCCTGTGCCGCCGCGTCCCGTGGGTTCTCGTTCCGCCCGTGGGTACGCGCCCTGTGAGTCCGCGCTCTGTGGGTCCTCGTTCCGACCGTGGGTCCGCGTTCTGCGGGTCCGTACCCTGAGGAGTCGCGCCGCCCCGGCCGCGGCGACGGAGGGGGAGCGCGGGCTCACTTCGCGTCCGAATACCGCTCCACCACCGCCGTCGTGAAGGGGAACCGCACCGGCGTCTCGCCGAAGACGGTCCGCCCGGCCAGCTCGCCCGCCGCCCGGATCGCCTCGGCGACGGCGGCGCTCTCCTCGGCCGGGCAGTGCACGATCACCTCGTCGTGCTGGAAGAACACCAGCTGCGCCCGCAGCCCCTGTGCGAAGAGGGACCGGCGCAGCCCCGCCAGGAGCAGCAGCGCCCAGTCGGCCGCACTGCCCTGCACCACGAAGTTACGGGTGAAGCGCCCCCGGGCCCGGGCCGTTCCGCCGCCGGAGGCGGACCCGGGGCCCGGGTCGTCGCCGGAGCCTCCGGGGTCCTCCTGGGGGATGCCCGCCTCCTCGTTCTGTCCCGCGGAGACGACCGGCGGGCTGGTGCGGCCCAGCCAGGTCCGCACCACGCGGCCCTCCTCGCCCGCCCGCGCCGCGTCGTCGACATAGGCGACGGCCAGCGGGAAGCGGCGGCGCAGCGCGGCCAGGTTCTTCAGCCCGTCCCCGGAGGTCTGGCCGTAGATCGCGCCGAGCAGCGCCAGCTTGGCGTGCTCGCGGTCGCCGGAGAACGCCCGGTCGGACAGGGCCTTGTAGAGGTCGCCGTCATGGCCGGCCACCTCCATCAGCCCCCGGTCGCGGGAGATCGCCGCCAGCACCCGGGGCTCCATCTGGTCGGCGTCCGCGACGACGAGCCGCCAGCCCGGATCGGCGACGACGGCCTGCCGGATCACCTTGGGGATCTGGAGCGCCCCGCCGCCGTTGGTCGTCCAGCGGCCGCTGACCGTGCCGCCCGGCTGGTACTCCGGGCGGAAGCGGCCCTCGCGCACCCAGTCCTGGAGCCAGGACCAGCCGTGCGCGGTCCAGATCCGGTACAGCTTCTTGTACGCGATCAGCGGCTCGACCGCCGGATGGTCCAGCCCCTCCAGCTCCCACCGCCGGGTCGACTTCACCGCGATCCCCGCCCGCGCGAACGCCTTCACCACATCGGCGGGCAGATCCGGGCGCACCCTCACCCCGGCTCCCGGAGAACCGGGGGAGGCCCCGCGGGCGAACGCGGCCGACACCTCGTCCGCCAGCTCCGCGAGTCTGCGGGGCTCGCCGCCGCCCGCGTACCGCTCGCCCAGCAGGCCGTTCAGCACCTCCCGGTGGACGTCGGCGCGCCAGGGCAGCCCGGCCCGGTGCATCTCGGCGGCCACGAGCATGCCCGCCGACTCCGACGCGGTCAGCAGCCGCATCCGGTCGGGGTGCTCGGCCGCGTCATGGCGGCGCAGCTGGTCCGCGTAGACCCGCAGGAGCCCCTCGAACGGCACGCCGGGCCCCGAGGACGGCTCGAAGAGGGAGGACTGCGCGCCCGGTTCGGCGGACCGGGCCGGCGGGTCGGGCGGCACCGGGGCGTCGTCCAGCCGGGCCAGCGCGGCGGCGGCCGACCGGGGCTCGCCGAGCCGCCCGGCGTGCCCGAGCAGCAGCAGCTCGGCGCACTCGATGTCGTAGCACCGCTCGACCCGGACCCCGGCGGCGAGCAGCCGGGGGTAGACCTCGGCGGTCGACCGCCACACCCAGCGCACCACGTCGGGGCGGGAGCGGACCGCCTCGACGAGGTCGGGCTCGGCGACGACGGGACCGGCGGGCGTGCCGTCCCGGGCGAGCGGCGCGAGCAGCGCCCCGCCCCCGTCCGCGGCCGCCACCGCCCACCGTCCGGTCATGGGGACGAGTCTGGCACCCGCCACTGACAACGCCCCGGAGCCGCGCGCCTACCCTTGGACGGATGGAATCCGTGATCGACCGGGCCTGCGCGGCGGCCCTCTACGCGGAGGGCGACGCCGCCCTGGACACCGGTGCCTCCCTGCTCGCCGCCGCCCCGGACGCCGACGACGCGGCGCACCGGCGCGGTGAGGAGTTCGTGCGCCGGGCGTGGGAGCGCGGCTGGCACCCCGCCGACCTGGTCCGGTTCGTCCGGCGGGAGCTGGACGAGCGGCGGGCGGCGCTGGCGGGGACCCTGGTCGTCGCCGAGACCGCCCGGTACCCGGAGCTGCCGCCCCGGTGGCGGCAGCAGCTCGCGGAGCTCCCGCCGCCCGTGCCGCGCAACCGGCCCGACCGGTTCTCGTACGCCGCCGGTCTGCTGGAGCTGTACCGGGTGCTGTTGCGGCTGCCCGCCATCGAGCCCGTCGGACCGCCGCCCGGGGCCGCCGCCGGCCTTCCGCACCGGCTGCCCGCCGCCGACGAGCCCCGCGTGCTCACCCGGATCCGGGCGCTGCTGGCGAAGGCGGAGGCGACCGGCTTCCCGGAGGAGGCCGAGGCACTGACCACCAAGGCGCAGGAGCTGATGGCCCGGCACACCATCGACGAGGCCCTGCTCGCCGCCCGGACGCGGAGCCGCGCGATGCCGGGGGCCTGCCGGGTCGGGGTGGAACCCCCGTACGAGAGCGACAAGGCGGTCCTGCTGGACGCCGTCGCCGCCGCGAACCGCTGCCGGGCCGTGTGGAACGAGGACCTCGGCTTCTCCACGGTCGTCGGCTTCGACGCGGACCTGGAGGCGGTCGAGCTGCTGTTCACCTCGCTGCTCGTCCAGGGGACGACCGCGATGACCCGGGCGGAGGCCGGACAGCGCGCCGGAGGGCGTAAGCGGACCAAGACCTTCCGGCAGGCGTTCTGGAGGGGGTACGCCCAGCGCCTCGGCCGACGGCTGGCCGCCGACGCCGAGCGGGTCACCGCGGAGGCCGGCACGGGCGGGGACGGCGGACTGCTCCCCGTCCTCGCGGCGCGTGACGTCGCCGTCGCCGACACCGCCGAGCGGATGTTCCCGCGGACCACGACCACCCGGCTGCGCGGGGTCGTCGATCCGGCCGGCTGGACGCACGGCACCGAGGCCGCCGACCGGGCCCGGGTGGGCGGCACGCCGCACCGACCCGACGGGGAAATCATGGCTTAAGTCGGGCTTGTCCGTGTTGGTCCCGTTAGGCTCGGCCCATGAGCTGGCTCCGGGCGCTGAAGGAGACCGCCCGCTCGGGGCTGGAGATCGAGCGGCAGAAACTGGAACCCCTCATCGCCGTCCGGGGCGCGGCCGGCCTCGCCCTCGTCATCGGCATCAGCCTCGTGCTGTTCGGCCCGGAGATCGCGGCGAGTTCCGCGTTCGGCGCGTTCCAGGCGGCCATCGCCACCTTCCAGCGCAGCTGGCGGCCGCGCCCCGTCCTGGCCCTGGTCTCCGGCGCGAGCCTCGCCGTCTCGACGTTCGTCGGGTACGTCAGCGGCGCGCACGTCGTGCTCTTCCTCTGCCTGCTCGGCCTCTGGACCTTCCTCGCCGGGCTCGCCTGGGCGGCGGGCCCCACGGCCGGCATCATCGCCGCGTCCAACGTCGCGATCATGCTGGTGACCATCACGCTGCCCACCTCGGTGGTGGACGCCGCCGTCCACGCGGGGATGATCGCCGTCGGCGGCCTCGTGCAGGCCGCGCTCATCGTCCTCTTCCCGGTCCGCAGATGGGGCGCCCAGCGCGACGCGCTCGCCGACGCCCTGGCCGCCGAGGCCGACTACGCCCGCCGCCTGCGCCACGACCCGGTCGCCCCCTTCGACCCGCTGCCCCTGATGACCGCCCGCAGCGCCGCCGCCGTCACCTCGCGCCAGGCCCGCCGCCGCCCCGCCGAGCTGCGCGGAGCCCGGGGCGTGGCCGAGCGGCTGCGCCCGGTGCTGGCCTCGCTGGCGGACCCGGCGATGGGGGTGCCCGGGGGCGGGCTGGAACGGCTCTGGGTCAACGAACTGCTGGGCGCGGCCGGATCGGTCCTGGACGCCGCCGCGCGGGCCGTCCGCCACGGTGAGCCCGTCCACCTCTCCGTCACCGACCTCGGCGTCCTGAAGACCCCCGACAACGACGTGATCCTCGTCGGCCCCGCCCGCCGCGCCGCCGACCGCCTCTCGGCCCTGCTCGACGACGTCCTGGAGATCGCGGAGGGCACCGGGACCGACAGCGGGATCCCCACGGACCTCGCACCGGACACCCGGCACCGGCCCTCGCTGCTGAAGCTGGTCCCGGTGGTGCTGGCCGCGATGCGCCGCGAGATGCACCACGGCTCGCCGGTCATGCGCCACGCGATCCGGGTGGCGGTGGTCGCCGTCTCCGGCTACTTCCTGGGCGAGGCGGTGCCGCTCGGCCACGGCTACTGGGCGCCGATGACCGCCGTCATGGTGATGCGGCCCGACTTCTCGCAGACGTACGCCCGCTCCGCCGGACGCTTCGGCGGCACCCTGGTCGGCGTCGGGCTCGCCACCGCGACCGTGCAGACCGCCCACCCCGACGCCCGGCTCTCCTCGCTCCTGGCGGTGGTCTGCGCCGGGCTGATGTTCCTGCTGATGGGCACCGGCTACGCGGTCGGCCAGGCCTGCGTCGCCGCGTACGTCGTCTTCCTCCTCGGCATGGCCGGCGACGACTGGTCCCAGACCGTCACCGAACGCATCGTGCTGACCCTCGCCGGCGGGCTCCTCGCGATGATCGCGTACGCCCTCTACCCGGCCTGGGAGACGCCGCGGCTGCGCAACCGGCTGGCCGAGTGGCTGGTGGCGGACGGCCGGTACGCGGCCACGGTCGTCGACCGGTACGCCGACCCCGCCTCCCGGGACGACGAGGACGTCCGGGAGGCGCTGATCGCGACCCGGGAGGCCCGCGTCGCGTGGCAGGAGGCGCTGGCGACCGCCCAGCACGAACCCGTACGCCACCGGGGCATCTCGCGGGCCGCGGCCACCGACGCCCAGCACGCGCTGGCCCAGCTGGGCCGGTCCGCGATGGTGCTGGAGGCCCATCTGCCGGCCCGGTCGGCCGACCCGGTGCCCGGCGCGGCCCAGTTGGCCGAGGCGCTGCGCCGGGCCACCGAGAAGGGCGCCAAGGCGGTACGGGAGCGGCGGCTGCCCGACTGGCAGCCGGTGGTGGACGCGGTGGCCCACTGGGACATGCCCACCCCGACGGACGACGGCACGACACCGGTCGGCGACCCGGTCGTGCGCCGGGGCGCGGCGCTGCTGCTGGACGCGCTGGAGGAGTTCACCCGCGCCCTGGACGAGCGCGGCGGCTCCACCCGCGTCAGCAGCACCCTCGCCGGGAACTGAGCGCCCCGGTGCTTCCCGGGCCGACAGGCCCTACGGCGCGGGGATCTCGGACAGGTCCGGGAGACCGGGAAGCGAGGGCATCCCGCTCGGCAGCTTGCCCGGGTCCGCCTTGGTGAGGGTGTCCTCGGCACCGCTGTCCCACGAGACGACCAGCTTCGAGCCGTCGACGGAGTCGATCGCGCCCATCGTCCGGTCGGCGCCGCCGCCGTCGGTGCACTTCAGCGCGAGCATCGGCGCGCCGTCCATCTCCCGCACGTCGCCCTGGCACACGGACCGGTCGGCGACGAGGGCGACCTTGCCGGAGGAGATGGAGACCGTGACGTTCCTGCCGTCCGTCAGCCCGGCCCAGGTGCCCTCCAGGGCGGCGGCGCCGGCGGTGCTCCCGCCGGATTCCCCGGAGCCGCCGTCACCGGTGCCGGGCGCCGCGCTCGCCGGCGCGTCCGCGCCGGAGT is a genomic window of Streptomyces sp. YPW6 containing:
- a CDS encoding alpha-lytic protease prodomain-containing protein, whose product is MERTTLRRRALVAGTATVAVGALALAGLTGVASADPVGSTAAPVSAGSLSPGLLAAMERDLGLDADDARSRIANEYRAAAIAAGLEKSLGADYAGARVSGAKATLTVATTDASDAARITEAGARAEIVEHSLDRLEGVKETLDRAALRKAPKDVPVWYVDVEANRIVVNAASTAAGAAFLTAAGVDSSLVTVARSAEKPRTFADLRGGDAYYMNGSGRCSIGFSVKRGTQNGFATAGHCGRVGTTTTGFNQQAQGTFQGSTFPGRDIAWVATNSNWTPRPTVNGYGRGDVTVAGSTASVVGASVCRSGSTTGWHCGTIQQLNTSVTYPEGTISGVTRTSVCAEPGDSGGSYISGSQAQGVTSGGSGNCSSGGTTYFQPINPLLQAYGLTLVTSGTPTDPPTDPPTDPPTDPPGGTWAAGTAYAVGATVTYGGATYRCLQAHTAQPGWTPAAVPALWQRI
- a CDS encoding carbohydrate-binding protein yields the protein MDNAPPQEPDASDETSGGRRRISRKGLLKAALVASAAPLLAGGGVALARDAASTGNGPLAPTPECDDGDDTTPPQMEGPYFKPNSPRRTSLVTPGTPGVPLTVSGYVFGRACRPVAGALLDFWQADTNGAYDMARFAFRGHQFTGADGSFSLTTIVPGLYPGRTRHIHVKAQAPGGRILTTQLYFPNEPRNATDALFDPVLLMNVRSAGNGRQGSFDFVLDVAQTPDPTDPPTDPPTEPGTSWAPGTSYRAGDRVTYGGVAYRCLQAHQAMAGWEPPNVPALWERG
- a CDS encoding SigE family RNA polymerase sigma factor — encoded protein: MKGARTEEFRVFAAGRAGHLFRSACLLTSGDVHLAEDLVQETLSRMYVTWGRSRRIDNPAAYAQTVLVRTFLTHRRRRSAGERPLAELPERAPAAPDDPALRMTLLRALSQLAPKDRAVVVLRYWEDRSIEETAAALQVSPAAVRTRCVRALGRLREHLGGSIAEFAAS
- a CDS encoding bifunctional 3'-5' exonuclease/DNA polymerase, which codes for MTGRWAVAAADGGGALLAPLARDGTPAGPVVAEPDLVEAVRSRPDVVRWVWRSTAEVYPRLLAAGVRVERCYDIECAELLLLGHAGRLGEPRSAAAALARLDDAPVPPDPPARSAEPGAQSSLFEPSSGPGVPFEGLLRVYADQLRRHDAAEHPDRMRLLTASESAGMLVAAEMHRAGLPWRADVHREVLNGLLGERYAGGGEPRRLAELADEVSAAFARGASPGSPGAGVRVRPDLPADVVKAFARAGIAVKSTRRWELEGLDHPAVEPLIAYKKLYRIWTAHGWSWLQDWVREGRFRPEYQPGGTVSGRWTTNGGGALQIPKVIRQAVVADPGWRLVVADADQMEPRVLAAISRDRGLMEVAGHDGDLYKALSDRAFSGDREHAKLALLGAIYGQTSGDGLKNLAALRRRFPLAVAYVDDAARAGEEGRVVRTWLGRTSPPVVSAGQNEEAGIPQEDPGGSGDDPGPGSASGGGTARARGRFTRNFVVQGSAADWALLLLAGLRRSLFAQGLRAQLVFFQHDEVIVHCPAEESAAVAEAIRAAGELAGRTVFGETPVRFPFTTAVVERYSDAK
- a CDS encoding DUF2786 domain-containing protein → MESVIDRACAAALYAEGDAALDTGASLLAAAPDADDAAHRRGEEFVRRAWERGWHPADLVRFVRRELDERRAALAGTLVVAETARYPELPPRWRQQLAELPPPVPRNRPDRFSYAAGLLELYRVLLRLPAIEPVGPPPGAAAGLPHRLPAADEPRVLTRIRALLAKAEATGFPEEAEALTTKAQELMARHTIDEALLAARTRSRAMPGACRVGVEPPYESDKAVLLDAVAAANRCRAVWNEDLGFSTVVGFDADLEAVELLFTSLLVQGTTAMTRAEAGQRAGGRKRTKTFRQAFWRGYAQRLGRRLAADAERVTAEAGTGGDGGLLPVLAARDVAVADTAERMFPRTTTTRLRGVVDPAGWTHGTEAADRARVGGTPHRPDGEIMA
- a CDS encoding FUSC family protein — protein: MSWLRALKETARSGLEIERQKLEPLIAVRGAAGLALVIGISLVLFGPEIAASSAFGAFQAAIATFQRSWRPRPVLALVSGASLAVSTFVGYVSGAHVVLFLCLLGLWTFLAGLAWAAGPTAGIIAASNVAIMLVTITLPTSVVDAAVHAGMIAVGGLVQAALIVLFPVRRWGAQRDALADALAAEADYARRLRHDPVAPFDPLPLMTARSAAAVTSRQARRRPAELRGARGVAERLRPVLASLADPAMGVPGGGLERLWVNELLGAAGSVLDAAARAVRHGEPVHLSVTDLGVLKTPDNDVILVGPARRAADRLSALLDDVLEIAEGTGTDSGIPTDLAPDTRHRPSLLKLVPVVLAAMRREMHHGSPVMRHAIRVAVVAVSGYFLGEAVPLGHGYWAPMTAVMVMRPDFSQTYARSAGRFGGTLVGVGLATATVQTAHPDARLSSLLAVVCAGLMFLLMGTGYAVGQACVAAYVVFLLGMAGDDWSQTVTERIVLTLAGGLLAMIAYALYPAWETPRLRNRLAEWLVADGRYAATVVDRYADPASRDDEDVREALIATREARVAWQEALATAQHEPVRHRGISRAAATDAQHALAQLGRSAMVLEAHLPARSADPVPGAAQLAEALRRATEKGAKAVRERRLPDWQPVVDAVAHWDMPTPTDDGTTPVGDPVVRRGAALLLDALEEFTRALDERGGSTRVSSTLAGN